One Paenibacillus riograndensis SBR5 DNA segment encodes these proteins:
- a CDS encoding ABC transporter permease: MWKYKLLYILLLPAFAWVFVFDYLPLKGISIAFMDYNVIQGFSASDWVGFKYFRMLFESEMFRNAFLNTLLISLYKMLSGFLSPIVLALALNEIRTVWFKKTLQTAVYLPRFVSWVVYGGIISLLLSPETGVISSIIEFFGGKPAYLLAEPAYFRTILVITDALKEMGWAAIIYIAAIAGLNPEVYEAATMDGATRFKKMLHVTLPGITSTIIVIFILRVGTVMSAGLDQVINLYNPMVFEVGDILDTYIYRIGIEQFNLSLAAAADVIKGLIGFVLVLLTNHIAAKVNDSGIF; encoded by the coding sequence GTGTGGAAGTACAAGCTGCTATATATCCTGCTGCTTCCCGCATTTGCCTGGGTTTTTGTTTTTGATTATCTGCCCCTGAAAGGGATCAGCATAGCCTTTATGGACTATAACGTCATTCAGGGCTTTTCCGCAAGTGATTGGGTGGGGTTTAAGTATTTCCGCATGCTGTTTGAATCTGAAATGTTCCGTAATGCCTTCTTGAATACGCTGCTCATCAGCTTGTACAAAATGCTCAGCGGCTTTCTCAGCCCGATCGTGCTGGCGCTGGCATTGAATGAAATCCGCACAGTCTGGTTCAAGAAGACCCTGCAGACCGCGGTTTACTTGCCGAGATTCGTCTCCTGGGTGGTCTATGGCGGGATTATCTCCCTGCTGCTCTCTCCCGAGACCGGCGTGATCAGCTCAATTATTGAATTCTTTGGCGGAAAGCCTGCTTACCTGCTTGCTGAGCCTGCATACTTCCGGACCATTCTTGTGATCACGGATGCGCTCAAGGAGATGGGCTGGGCAGCCATTATCTATATAGCTGCTATTGCCGGGCTCAATCCGGAGGTTTACGAGGCAGCTACTATGGATGGAGCAACGCGCTTCAAGAAGATGCTGCATGTGACCCTTCCGGGCATTACGAGTACAATCATCGTTATCTTCATCCTCAGGGTGGGGACGGTCATGAGCGCCGGGCTGGACCAAGTGATTAATTTGTACAATCCCATGGTGTTTGAGGTAGGGGACATTCTCGACACCTACATTTACCGCATAGGTATTGAGCAGTTCAACCTCAGCCTGGCCGCGGCTGCTGACGTCATCAAGGGCTTGATCGGCTTCGTGCTGGTGCTCCTTACCAATCACATCGCTGCCAAAGTCAATGATTCAGGAATTTTCTGA